One window of Centropristis striata isolate RG_2023a ecotype Rhode Island chromosome 23, C.striata_1.0, whole genome shotgun sequence genomic DNA carries:
- the ankrd33ba gene encoding ankyrin repeat domain-containing protein 33B — MVLITDDRDGGGASSVRVKQLQQQRKVGGNITQVHPTIVEESNSDEEDYLGSCEDEDEEEDGGEEDDDEFEEVDFEDFEDCRSIASDDSFYPPDDVFADSERTPSPDSPQPLSFFQACCTNNAAIVRIMIRHGVKEEEVKEMDRNNRIGLLVACYQGYVDVVIALSQCPYLDVNWQDSEGNTALITAAQAGHITITNYLLNYYSGLDTERRNCHGFTALMKAAMQGRMECVRSLMMAGAALDARDFGRHFTARDWAFFTGRYETAWIMTRLMERPCPPQYCDTYSLEWPPLASLVAKAQEPRGCLKRLSDTVRNVFNMANVTNPEDEGVIDHMVSITTAMRSPAIAVACHTVCPDSPPSVGKRRYAVPEIIRQQRAKELRSINPDRVESHLKLFQNSRVTLVAKNSEDRRASLQTQNLVPRHRSSSLTMMAYNEALELRRTSLLPLHMVLRRSSVRPGFSIPKVRVSKAPTPTYQPEKIRRKSSAKDGGGQLLQIPKWRYKELKEERKKAEEAERRRLEAVTKRHLAAGRKK; from the exons ATGGTGCTGATCACGGACGACAGGGATGGAGGAGGCGCTTCGTCGGTCCGGGTCAAACAGCTCCAGCAGCAAAGAAAAGTCGGGGGGAACATCACCCAAGTCCACCCGACCATAGTCGAGGAGTCCAACTCTGACGAGGAGGACTACCTGGGCTCGTGCGAGGAcgaggatgaagaggaagatGGAGGGGAGGAAGACGATGATGAATTCGAAGAAGTTGACTTTGAGGACTTTGAGGACTGTCGGAGTATCGCTTCGGACGACTCTTTCTACCCGCCGGATGATGTGTTCGCGGACTCGGAGCGGACCCCGTCCCCGGACAGCCCGCAGCCGCTGTCTTTCTTCCAGGCGTGCTGCACGAACAACGCGGCTATCGTCCGGATAATGATACGGCATggagtgaaggaggaggaggtcaagGAGATGGACAGGAATAACAGG ATAGGGCTTTTGGTTGCATGCTACCAAGGTTACGTGGACGTCGTCATAGCCCTGTCTCAGTGTCCCTATCTGGATGTCAACTGGCAGGACAGCGAGGGAAACACTGCTCTCATCACTGCTGCTCaagcag GCCACATAACAATCACCAACTATCTGCTCAACTACTACTCCGGGTTGGATACCGAGAGGAGAAACTGCCATGGCTTCACCGCGCTGATGAAAGCTGCCATGCAGGGCAGGATGGAGTGTGTACGCTCGCTCATGATGGCAG GAGCTGCCTTGGATGCCAGGGACTTTGGCCGCCACTTCACTGCCAGGGACTGGGCCTTCTTTACGGGCCGTTATGAAACTGCCTGGATAATGACGCGCCTGATGGAACGGCCGTGCCCGCCCCAGTACTGTGATACATACAG TCTAGAGTGGCCCCCACTGGCATCACTGGTGGCCAAAGCCCAGGAGCCCCGTGGCTGTCTAAAGCGCCTGTCGGACACCGTCCGGAACGTCTTCAACATGGCCAACGTCACTAACCCTGAGGACGAAGGTGTTATCGACCACATGGTTTCTATAACAACTGCCATGAGGAGCCCTGCCATTGCTGTGGCATGCCATACA GTGTGCCCTGACAGCCCCCCAAGTGTAGGAAAACGGCGTTATGCAGTTCCTGAGATCATCCGTCAGCAGCGCGCCAAGGAGCTGCGCTCCATTAACCCTGACAGGGTGGAAAGCCACCTCAAACTCTTCCAGAACTCCCGGGTCACACTGGTGGCCAAGAACTCAGAAGACCGCAGGGCCAGCCTTCAGACGCAGAACCTGGTGCCTCGACACAGGAGCTCCAGCCTGACAATGATGGCTTATAACGAAGCCCTGGAGCTGCGGAGAACCAGCCTGCTGCCTTTGCACATGGTGCTGAGGAGGAGCAGTGTCCGGCCGGGCTTTAGCATCCCCAAAGTGAGAGTGTCCAAAGCCCCCACACCCACTTACCAACCAGAAAAGATCCGGAGAAAGAGCAGCGCCAAAGATGGAGGGGGGCAACTGCTGCAAATACCAAAGTGGCGGTACAAGGAGTTaaaagaagaaaggaagaaagccGAGGAGGCCGAGAGGAGGAGGCTGGAGGCTGTAACCAAGAGACACCTCGCTGCTGGGAGAAAGAAATAA
- the dap gene encoding death-associated protein 1 homolog — translation MSSPPKEKVETKGGHPPAVKAGGMRIVQKHQPTAVPEPPQKVEEEEEEEYVRSSSPPKAPMIVSGVVTKGDKDFTPAAAQVAHQKPQPCVSKLPSGQHINQHIHQPRK, via the exons ATGTCATCGCCGCCGAAGGAGAAAGTGGAAACCAAAGGAGGACATCCGCCTGCAG taaAAGCAGGAGGTATGAGGATAGTGCAGAAGCACCAGCCGACTGCTGTTCCGGAACCACCACagaaagtggaggaggaggaggaggaggagtacgTCCGCAGCAGCAG CCCACCAAAGGCCCCCATGATTGTGTCTGGAGTGGTGACAAag GGTGATAAGGACTTCACCCCTGCTGCCGCCCAGGTGGCTCATCAGAAGCCCCAGCCTTGTGTCTCCAAGCTGCCCTCTGGCCAGCACATCAACCAGCACATCCACCAGCCCCGCAAGTGA